In Myxococcales bacterium, one genomic interval encodes:
- a CDS encoding aldehyde ferredoxin oxidoreductase: MAGPEGDRLIHVDMTTQTVTFEDFPAEWKLLGGRGLSAKILTRDCDPTCDPLGPDNVLVMAPGVLSGTSAPTSGRISIGGKSPLTGGIKEANAGGNPSQHLMKLGFRGVIVKGQPADRNKRYGLRISADTVEVVEADEYKGMWNYALCEKLLANEPKTASVISIGPAGEHMLSGASVACTDQDKERRPARHAARGGLGAVMGSKGLKWVLIDPAKAPLRKAADNKGFTALNKSKSKEYLAGPQMFKTGTSGVVPVANMLNTFVYKNRTEGQSPNVNELDGARIIESFETYGGGMHNCLTGCIISCSNIVHDKEGNYKTSALEFETLTILGASCAMESWEDVADLDRLCDELGLDTIETGAAIAILMDAGEMKWGDAEAAKKLFDEIAEGTDLGRAVGNGAVAVGKRTGHKRVPHGRGQAIPAWDPRPLKATGVSYCTSSMGADHTAGLIVNPAMAPEDMARAAQEVQLVNAVCDSSGFCQFLGPDLDMIREYYGLLYGEEVTRDQIADMGWEILQDEWSFNAKAGWKDEDDKLSDCLVEEGIGPDHSLKFDIGPEIIAQAKVRFENRDELFMAKAAG; the protein is encoded by the coding sequence CCCGCGGAGTGGAAGTTGCTCGGAGGGCGAGGACTGTCGGCAAAGATTTTGACACGAGACTGTGACCCGACCTGCGACCCGCTGGGCCCCGACAACGTTCTCGTGATGGCACCGGGCGTGCTCTCGGGTACGTCCGCACCGACCTCGGGTCGTATCTCGATCGGTGGCAAAAGCCCGCTGACCGGCGGCATCAAAGAGGCCAACGCCGGCGGCAATCCCTCTCAGCACCTGATGAAGCTCGGCTTTAGAGGGGTGATCGTGAAGGGCCAGCCCGCCGACCGCAACAAGCGCTACGGGCTGCGGATCAGTGCCGACACGGTCGAAGTCGTAGAGGCCGACGAATACAAGGGCATGTGGAACTACGCACTCTGCGAGAAGCTGCTCGCGAATGAACCCAAGACCGCTTCGGTAATTTCGATCGGACCGGCAGGCGAGCACATGCTCTCGGGCGCTTCAGTCGCGTGCACGGACCAGGACAAGGAACGCCGCCCCGCACGTCATGCAGCTCGCGGTGGCTTGGGGGCGGTGATGGGCTCCAAGGGACTCAAGTGGGTGCTGATCGATCCCGCCAAGGCGCCACTCCGAAAGGCAGCGGACAACAAGGGCTTTACGGCGTTGAACAAGAGCAAGTCGAAGGAATACCTGGCCGGCCCGCAGATGTTCAAGACCGGCACATCCGGGGTGGTTCCGGTCGCGAACATGCTCAACACGTTCGTATACAAGAACCGCACAGAGGGCCAATCGCCCAACGTCAACGAACTCGACGGCGCGCGCATCATCGAGAGCTTCGAGACCTACGGCGGAGGCATGCACAATTGCTTGACGGGCTGCATCATAAGCTGCTCGAACATCGTCCACGACAAAGAAGGCAACTACAAGACCTCGGCCCTCGAGTTCGAGACCCTCACCATATTGGGTGCGAGCTGCGCAATGGAGAGCTGGGAAGATGTTGCCGATCTCGATCGATTGTGTGACGAACTCGGCCTCGATACGATCGAAACGGGGGCTGCCATCGCGATCCTGATGGACGCCGGTGAAATGAAATGGGGTGACGCCGAAGCCGCGAAGAAGCTCTTCGACGAAATTGCCGAGGGCACCGACCTCGGTCGCGCGGTGGGGAACGGCGCAGTTGCGGTGGGCAAGCGCACGGGTCACAAGCGCGTCCCCCACGGACGCGGCCAGGCGATTCCCGCCTGGGATCCCCGTCCCCTCAAGGCGACGGGCGTTTCCTACTGCACCAGTTCGATGGGCGCGGATCACACAGCCGGCTTGATCGTGAACCCCGCCATGGCGCCCGAGGACATGGCTCGAGCGGCGCAAGAAGTGCAGCTCGTGAATGCGGTCTGCGATTCGTCGGGCTTCTGCCAGTTCCTCGGGCCAGACCTCGACATGATCCGAGAGTACTACGGCTTGCTGTACGGCGAGGAAGTAACGCGGGATCAGATCGCCGATATGGGCTGGGAGATTCTCCAGGATGAATGGAGCTTCAACGCCAAGGCGGGTTGGAAGGATGAGGACGACAAGCTCTCGGACTGCCTGGTAGAGGAGGGCATTGGCCCGGATCACTCGCTCAAGTTTGATATAGGTCCAGAGATCATCGCCCAGGCGAAGGTTCGCTTCGAAAACCGCGATGAGTTGTTCATGGCGAAGGCTGCCGGCTGA